The Flavobacterium marginilacus genome window below encodes:
- the rplE gene encoding 50S ribosomal protein L5 has protein sequence MAYIPRLKEEYKSRVISALKEEFGYTNVMQVPKLEKIVLSKGVGAAVSDKKLIDYAVDELTKITGQKAVSTISKKDVASFKLRKGMPIGAKVTLRGERMYEFLDRLITSSLPRVRDFSGIKATGFDGRGNYNLGVLEQIIFPEIDIDKVNKISGMDITFVTTAKTDKEAKSLLAELGLPFKKN, from the coding sequence ATGGCATATATACCTAGACTAAAAGAAGAATATAAGAGTAGAGTTATCTCTGCTCTTAAAGAAGAATTCGGTTACACAAACGTAATGCAGGTTCCAAAATTGGAGAAAATCGTTTTGAGTAAAGGAGTTGGTGCAGCAGTATCTGATAAAAAATTGATTGACTATGCAGTTGATGAGTTAACTAAGATTACTGGACAAAAAGCAGTATCTACTATTTCAAAGAAAGACGTTGCGTCTTTCAAATTGAGAAAAGGGATGCCTATTGGAGCAAAAGTTACTTTGCGAGGTGAAAGAATGTATGAGTTTTTAGATAGACTTATCACTTCTTCATTGCCGCGTGTTAGAGATTTCAGTGGTATTAAAGCAACTGGTTTTGATGGTAGAGGTAATTACAATTTAGGTGTTTTAGAGCAAATCATTTTCCCTGAAATTGATATTGACAAAGTAAATAAAATATCTGGAATGGACATTACTTTTGTTACTACTGCAAAAACAGATAAAGAAGCAAAGTCATTGTTGGCTGAACTAGGTTTACCTTTTAAAAAGAATTAA
- the rplN gene encoding 50S ribosomal protein L14: MVQQESRLKVADNTGAKEVLTIRVLGGTKRRYASVGDKIVVSIKDATPNGNVKKGAVSTAVVVRTKKEVRRADGSYIRFDDNACVLLNAAGEMRGTRVFGPVARELREKQFMKIVSLAPEVL, encoded by the coding sequence ATGGTACAACAAGAATCAAGACTAAAAGTAGCAGATAACACAGGAGCTAAAGAAGTTTTAACTATCCGTGTTTTAGGAGGTACCAAAAGAAGGTATGCCTCTGTTGGAGACAAGATTGTAGTATCAATTAAAGATGCAACACCAAACGGAAACGTTAAAAAAGGTGCTGTTTCAACTGCAGTTGTTGTACGTACCAAAAAAGAAGTGAGAAGAGCTGATGGTTCTTATATCCGTTTCGATGATAATGCATGTGTTCTTTTGAATGCTGCAGGGGAAATGAGAGGAACTCGTGTTTTTGGTCCGGTAGCAAGAGAACTTCGTGAAAAACAATTCATGAAAATTGTATCATTAGCACCAGAAGTGCTTTAA
- the rplD gene encoding 50S ribosomal protein L4 translates to MEAKVLDFNGKDTGRKVQLSDSVFGIEPNNHAVYLDVKQYLANQRQGTHKAKERAEVTGSTRKIKKQKGTGTARAGSVKNPLFKGGGTVFGPRPRSYSFKLNKSLKRLARKSAFSIKAKESNIIVLEDFNFETPNTKSFVNVLKALELENKKSLFVLGDTNKNVYLSSRNLKASNAVSANELSTYAILNANNLVLLESSLEVIEENLSK, encoded by the coding sequence ATGGAAGCAAAAGTATTAGATTTCAACGGAAAAGATACTGGAAGAAAAGTACAGCTTTCTGATTCAGTATTCGGTATAGAGCCAAATAATCACGCCGTATATCTTGATGTTAAGCAATATCTTGCTAATCAAAGACAAGGTACACACAAAGCTAAAGAAAGAGCTGAAGTGACTGGAAGTACGCGTAAAATAAAAAAACAAAAGGGAACGGGTACTGCTCGTGCGGGTAGTGTGAAGAATCCTTTGTTTAAAGGTGGTGGAACAGTTTTTGGACCAAGACCAAGAAGTTATTCATTTAAATTGAATAAAAGCTTGAAACGTTTGGCTAGAAAATCTGCTTTCTCAATTAAAGCAAAAGAATCAAACATTATTGTTCTTGAAGATTTCAATTTTGAAACGCCAAACACTAAGAGTTTTGTTAATGTTTTGAAAGCTTTAGAGTTAGAAAACAAAAAATCTTTGTTTGTGTTGGGTGATACGAATAAAAATGTATATTTGTCGTCACGAAATTTAAAAGCATCAAACGCTGTAAGTGCCAATGAATTAAGCACTTACGCTATTTTGAATGCTAATAATTTAGTGCTTTTGGAGAGTTCTTTGGAAGTAATTGAAGAAAATTTAAGTAAATAA
- the rpsC gene encoding 30S ribosomal protein S3 — MGQKTNPIGNRLGIIRGWDSNWYGGNDYGDKLAEDQKIRKYIHARLSKASVSKVIIERTLKLVTVTITTARPGIIIGKGGQEVDKLKEELKKITDKEVQINIFEIKRPELDAYLVATSICRQIESRISYRRAIKMAIAASMRMNAEGIKVLISGRLNGAEMARSEGFKEGRIPLSTFRADIDYALAEAHTTYGRMGIKVWIMKGEVYGKRDLSPLAGMDKKQAGAKGGDAPRGDRKPFNKGGKSDARKRK, encoded by the coding sequence ATGGGACAAAAGACAAATCCAATTGGAAATAGACTTGGTATCATCAGAGGATGGGACTCAAACTGGTATGGTGGAAATGATTACGGTGATAAATTAGCCGAAGATCAAAAAATCAGAAAGTATATCCATGCTCGTTTATCAAAAGCTAGTGTATCAAAAGTAATCATCGAGAGAACTTTGAAACTTGTAACCGTTACTATCACTACTGCAAGACCAGGTATCATTATCGGGAAAGGCGGACAAGAGGTAGACAAGTTGAAAGAAGAACTTAAGAAAATTACTGACAAAGAGGTTCAAATCAACATCTTTGAAATTAAAAGACCTGAACTTGACGCGTATCTAGTTGCTACAAGCATCTGTCGTCAAATCGAAAGCCGTATTTCTTACAGACGTGCAATCAAAATGGCTATTGCTGCTTCTATGCGTATGAACGCTGAAGGTATCAAAGTTTTGATTTCTGGTCGTTTGAATGGTGCTGAGATGGCTCGTTCAGAGGGTTTCAAAGAAGGTAGAATTCCTCTATCAACTTTCAGAGCTGATATTGATTATGCTTTGGCTGAAGCTCATACTACTTATGGTAGAATGGGTATCAAAGTATGGATCATGAAAGGTGAAGTTTACGGAAAGAGAGATCTTTCTCCGCTTGCCGGAATGGACAAAAAACAAGCTGGCGCTAAAGGTGGAGATGCTCCAAGAGGAGACAGAAAGCCTTTTAATAAAGGTGGAAAATCAGACGCTCGTAAAAGAAAGTAA
- the infA gene encoding translation initiation factor IF-1: MAKQSAIEQDGSIIEALSNAMFRVELENGHIVIAHISGKMRMHYIKLLPGDKVKLEMSPYDLSKARITYRY; this comes from the coding sequence ATGGCAAAACAATCAGCAATAGAACAAGACGGATCTATCATTGAAGCATTATCAAATGCGATGTTCCGTGTAGAGTTAGAAAATGGACATATTGTAATTGCTCATATTTCTGGAAAAATGCGTATGCATTATATTAAGTTATTACCTGGTGATAAAGTAAAACTAGAAATGAGCCCTTATGATTTGTCAAAAGCAAGAATTACTTATAGATATTAA
- the rpsE gene encoding 30S ribosomal protein S5 — protein MMSKYKNIEIVKPSGLELKDRLVSVNRVTKVTKGGRAFGFSAIVVVGDENGVVGHGLGKSKDVSEAIAKAVEDAKKNLVKIPLSGQSVPHEQKGKFGGARVFLIPASHGTGVIAGGAVRSVLESVGIHDVLSKSQGSSNPHNVVKATFDALLQMRSAHTVAKQRGVSLEKVFKG, from the coding sequence ATTATGTCTAAATACAAGAATATTGAGATAGTAAAACCAAGTGGTCTTGAATTAAAAGATCGTTTGGTGAGTGTTAATCGTGTTACTAAGGTTACAAAAGGAGGTAGAGCTTTTGGTTTTTCTGCTATTGTAGTTGTTGGTGATGAAAATGGAGTTGTAGGTCATGGATTAGGAAAATCTAAAGATGTTTCGGAAGCAATTGCGAAAGCTGTTGAAGATGCAAAGAAAAATCTAGTGAAAATTCCTTTGAGCGGGCAATCAGTTCCTCACGAACAAAAAGGTAAATTTGGTGGTGCACGTGTGTTCTTAATTCCTGCTTCTCATGGTACAGGAGTTATTGCTGGTGGAGCTGTTCGTTCGGTTCTTGAATCAGTTGGAATTCACGATGTATTGTCTAAGTCACAAGGATCTTCAAATCCTCACAACGTAGTGAAAGCAACTTTTGATGCTTTATTACAAATGAGAAGCGCTCATACTGTTGCAAAACAAAGAGGTGTTTCTTTAGAAAAAGTTTTTAAAGGTTAA
- the rplB gene encoding 50S ribosomal protein L2: protein MSVRKLKPITAGQRFRVVNGYDAITTDKPERSLMAPIKNSGGRNSQGKMTMRYTGGGHKQRYRIIDFKRTKEGIPATVKSIEYDPNRTAFIALLAYADGEKTYIIAQNGLKVGQKVVSGPESQPEIGNTLPLSRIPLGTVISCIELRPGQGAVIARSAGTFAQLMARDGKYATIKMPSGETRLILLTCSATIGAVSNSDHQLVVSGKAGRTRWLGRRPRTRPVAMNPVDHPMGGGEGRSSGGHPRSRNGVPAKGYRTRSPKNPSNKYIVERRKK from the coding sequence ATGTCAGTAAGAAAATTAAAACCTATTACCGCAGGTCAGCGATTTAGAGTTGTGAATGGTTATGACGCCATTACAACTGATAAGCCGGAACGCTCTTTGATGGCGCCGATAAAAAACTCTGGAGGTAGAAATAGTCAAGGAAAGATGACCATGCGTTATACGGGTGGTGGTCACAAGCAGAGATATCGTATTATTGATTTCAAACGTACTAAAGAAGGAATTCCAGCTACAGTGAAATCTATTGAATACGATCCAAATCGTACTGCATTTATCGCTTTATTAGCTTATGCTGATGGAGAGAAAACATACATTATTGCACAAAATGGATTGAAAGTAGGTCAGAAAGTTGTTTCTGGACCAGAATCTCAGCCAGAAATTGGTAATACATTGCCTTTAAGCAGAATTCCTTTAGGAACTGTTATTTCTTGTATTGAATTGAGACCAGGTCAAGGAGCTGTAATTGCTCGTTCTGCTGGAACATTTGCTCAATTAATGGCAAGAGATGGAAAATATGCTACAATTAAAATGCCTTCAGGTGAAACAAGATTGATCTTGTTGACTTGTTCAGCTACAATTGGAGCGGTTTCTAATTCAGACCACCAATTAGTTGTATCTGGTAAAGCAGGTAGAACAAGATGGTTAGGAAGAAGACCTAGAACAAGACCTGTTGCAATGAACCCTGTTGATCACCCAATGGGTGGTGGTGAAGGACGTTCTTCTGGAGGTCATCCACGTTCAAGAAATGGAGTACCAGCTAAAGGTTATAGAACTCGTTCTCCGAAAAACCCGAGTAATAAGTATATCGTAGAACGTAGAAAGAAATAA
- the rpsH gene encoding 30S ribosomal protein S8: protein MYTDPIADYLTRVRNAVAANHKVVEIPASNLKKEITKILFDQGYILSYKFEENTVQGSIKIALKYDKDTKEPVIKDIQRISKPGLRKYAGASKLPRILNGLGIAIVSTSKGLMTGKQAKQLNVGGEVICYVY, encoded by the coding sequence ATGTATACAGATCCAATTGCAGATTATTTGACGCGAGTTCGAAATGCTGTGGCTGCAAACCACAAAGTTGTCGAAATTCCCGCTTCTAATCTTAAAAAAGAAATAACAAAGATCTTATTTGATCAAGGTTATATCTTAAGTTACAAGTTTGAAGAGAACACTGTTCAAGGTTCTATCAAAATTGCTTTGAAGTATGATAAAGATACTAAAGAGCCGGTTATCAAAGATATTCAAAGAATTAGTAAGCCAGGTTTACGTAAGTATGCAGGCGCTTCTAAATTGCCAAGAATCCTTAACGGATTGGGAATTGCTATTGTTTCAACTTCAAAAGGTCTAATGACTGGGAAACAAGCTAAGCAGTTAAATGTTGGTGGAGAAGTAATTTGTTACGTATACTAA
- the secY gene encoding preprotein translocase subunit SecY, with translation MKKFIESISNVWKIEELKNRILITLGLLLVYRFGAHVTLPGIDATQLTGLAGQTKNGLGSILDMFTGGAFSKASVFALGIMPYISASIVVQLMGIAIPYLQKLQSDGESGRKKINQITRWLTIVITLVQGPTYIYNLYRTLPSSAFILGFNSFEFLFSSVVILVTGTIFAMWLGEKITDKGIGNGISLLIMVGILARLPQAFIQEFTTRVTNNNGGPMLLVVEIIIWLLVIISCVLLVMAVRKIPVQYARRTTSGDFEQDMMGGNRQWIPLKLNASGVMPIIFAQAIMFIPAAVAGLSKSDASQSIVGAFSNMFGFWYNFLFATLIVVFTFFYTAITVPTNKMSDDLKRSGGFIPGIRPGVETSDYLDKVMSLITFPGSLFLALIAVFPAIVVSLMDVQQSWAMFFGGTSLIIMVGVAIDTIQQINSYLLNKHYDGLMKSGKNRKAVA, from the coding sequence ATGAAGAAATTTATTGAATCAATAAGTAATGTTTGGAAAATAGAAGAACTAAAGAATAGAATTTTAATTACTTTAGGTCTGCTTTTAGTTTATCGTTTTGGTGCACACGTTACGTTACCGGGAATTGACGCAACTCAATTAACTGGTTTAGCGGGACAAACCAAAAATGGATTAGGATCTATTCTGGACATGTTTACCGGAGGTGCATTTTCTAAAGCGTCAGTTTTTGCTTTAGGGATTATGCCTTATATTTCTGCATCTATTGTTGTGCAACTTATGGGAATTGCGATTCCTTATTTGCAAAAACTACAAAGTGATGGAGAGAGCGGTAGAAAGAAAATCAATCAAATTACCCGTTGGTTAACTATAGTTATTACCTTAGTACAAGGACCAACTTATATCTACAATCTTTACAGAACTTTACCTAGTTCAGCTTTTATCTTAGGATTTAATTCATTTGAATTTTTATTTTCTTCAGTAGTTATCTTAGTTACGGGTACAATTTTTGCCATGTGGTTAGGAGAAAAAATTACTGATAAAGGTATCGGAAACGGTATTTCCCTTTTGATCATGGTTGGTATCTTAGCTAGGTTACCACAAGCTTTTATCCAAGAATTTACAACAAGAGTAACTAATAATAATGGAGGGCCAATGTTATTGGTTGTTGAAATCATTATTTGGTTACTTGTAATTATTTCTTGTGTACTGCTTGTGATGGCAGTTAGAAAAATTCCAGTACAGTATGCTCGTCGTACAACATCTGGTGATTTCGAACAAGATATGATGGGTGGTAACAGACAATGGATTCCTTTAAAGCTTAATGCATCTGGTGTAATGCCAATTATATTTGCACAAGCTATTATGTTTATTCCTGCTGCTGTTGCTGGTTTGTCTAAATCAGATGCTTCTCAATCTATTGTTGGTGCTTTTAGTAATATGTTCGGTTTTTGGTATAATTTCTTGTTTGCAACATTAATTGTTGTCTTCACTTTCTTTTATACTGCAATTACAGTTCCTACTAACAAGATGTCTGATGATTTGAAGAGAAGCGGCGGTTTTATACCAGGTATTAGACCAGGTGTTGAGACTTCTGATTATCTTGATAAAGTGATGTCTTTAATAACTTTTCCAGGATCTTTATTTCTTGCTTTGATAGCTGTGTTCCCAGCAATTGTTGTAAGTCTTATGGATGTTCAGCAATCTTGGGCTATGTTTTTTGGAGGGACTTCATTAATTATTATGGTTGGAGTTGCAATTGATACGATTCAACAGATTAATTCATACTTGTTGAATAAGCATTATGATGGTTTGATGAAAAGTGGTAAAAATAGAAAAGCGGTAGCTTAA
- the rplX gene encoding 50S ribosomal protein L24, with product MIKLKIKSGDIVRVIAGDHKGAEGKVLRVYKEKNKAIVEGVNLVSKHTKPSAKNPQGGIVKKEASIQISNISLIDPKTKETTRVGIRVEGDKKVRFSKKSNQVL from the coding sequence ATGATAAAGCTAAAAATAAAATCAGGAGACATCGTAAGAGTTATTGCTGGTGACCATAAAGGTGCTGAAGGTAAAGTTTTACGCGTGTACAAAGAGAAAAACAAAGCAATTGTTGAAGGTGTAAACTTAGTTTCTAAACATACGAAACCAAGTGCAAAAAACCCTCAAGGTGGTATTGTAAAAAAAGAAGCTTCTATTCAAATATCAAATATTTCTCTAATTGATCCTAAAACTAAGGAAACAACAAGAGTAGGTATTAGAGTTGAAGGAGATAAGAAAGTAAGATTTTCAAAAAAATCTAATCAAGTACTATAG
- the rpmC gene encoding 50S ribosomal protein L29, which translates to MKQSEIKNLSIAELQNALSQAKKAHADLKLAHAISPIENPLQIRSARRTVARLATELTKKELQ; encoded by the coding sequence ATGAAACAATCAGAAATAAAAAATCTTTCTATAGCTGAGTTGCAAAATGCACTTAGCCAAGCTAAGAAAGCACATGCTGACCTAAAATTAGCTCACGCTATCTCTCCAATTGAGAATCCGCTTCAAATTAGAAGTGCTAGAAGAACAGTTGCAAGATTAGCTACAGAGCTTACTAAAAAAGAATTACAATAA
- the rplR gene encoding 50S ribosomal protein L18 translates to MSLTKPERRQRIRFRIRKTISGTAANPRLSVFRSNKEIYAQLIDDVNGVTLLAASSREKEIGKGTNIEVATAVGKLVAEKALKAGIDVVTFDRGGYLYHGRIKSLAEGARAAGLKF, encoded by the coding sequence ATGTCATTAACAAAACCTGAAAGAAGACAACGTATTAGATTCAGAATTAGAAAAACGATCAGTGGTACTGCTGCTAATCCAAGACTATCTGTTTTTAGAAGTAACAAAGAAATTTACGCTCAACTTATTGATGATGTAAACGGAGTTACTTTGTTAGCAGCTTCTTCAAGAGAAAAAGAAATAGGAAAAGGTACGAATATTGAAGTAGCTACTGCAGTTGGTAAACTAGTTGCTGAAAAAGCCTTAAAAGCTGGTATTGATGTGGTAACTTTCGATAGAGGAGGTTATTTATACCACGGTCGTATTAAATCATTAGCAGAAGGCGCAAGAGCTGCTGGACTTAAATTCTAA
- the rplW gene encoding 50S ribosomal protein L23: MSIIIKPIVTEKVTKESEVLNRFGFVVDRKANKVQIKKAVEAAYGVNVLSVNTMNVRPDRTTKYTKSGLISGKTNAIKKAIVQVQEGETIDFYNNI, encoded by the coding sequence ATGAGCATCATAATTAAACCTATAGTAACGGAAAAAGTAACCAAAGAAAGTGAAGTTTTAAACCGCTTCGGATTCGTTGTTGACAGAAAAGCAAACAAAGTACAAATTAAGAAAGCTGTTGAAGCTGCTTACGGTGTAAATGTTTTGAGTGTTAATACAATGAATGTGAGACCGGATAGAACTACCAAATACACTAAAAGTGGTTTAATCAGTGGAAAGACAAATGCAATTAAAAAAGCAATTGTGCAAGTACAAGAAGGAGAAACAATTGATTTTTACAACAATATCTAA
- the rpmD gene encoding 50S ribosomal protein L30 codes for MAKLLVKQVRSKINCPLTQKRGLEALGLRKMGQVVEHESNPAILGMINKVKHLVSVEEAK; via the coding sequence ATGGCTAAATTATTAGTAAAACAAGTTCGAAGCAAAATCAATTGCCCTCTTACTCAAAAAAGAGGTTTGGAAGCTTTAGGCCTACGTAAAATGGGACAAGTTGTAGAGCATGAGTCAAATCCTGCTATCCTTGGGATGATAAATAAAGTTAAACACTTAGTTTCTGTAGAAGAAGCTAAATAA
- the rplP gene encoding 50S ribosomal protein L16: MLQPKRTKYRKVQKGKMKGNSQRGHELSNGMFGIKSVHEDGMFLTSRQIEAARIAATRYMKREGQLWIKIFPDKPITKKPLEVRMGKGKGAVEYWAAVVKPGRIMFEVGGVPLSVAKEALRLAAQKLPVKTKFVVARDFEA, translated from the coding sequence ATGTTACAGCCTAAAAGAACAAAATACCGTAAGGTACAAAAAGGTAAAATGAAAGGGAATTCCCAAAGAGGACACGAACTTTCTAATGGAATGTTTGGTATTAAATCTGTACATGAAGATGGAATGTTCTTAACTTCTCGTCAAATCGAAGCAGCTCGTATTGCTGCTACTCGTTACATGAAAAGAGAAGGACAATTATGGATTAAAATATTTCCAGACAAACCTATCACTAAGAAACCTCTTGAGGTACGTATGGGTAAAGGTAAAGGTGCCGTTGAATATTGGGCTGCCGTTGTTAAACCCGGAAGAATTATGTTTGAAGTTGGAGGAGTTCCTTTGTCAGTTGCAAAAGAGGCTTTGCGCCTTGCAGCTCAAAAGCTTCCAGTAAAAACTAAGTTTGTTGTTGCTAGAGATTTCGAAGCATAA
- the rplO gene encoding 50S ribosomal protein L15, translating into MNLSNLQPAEGSTHNQNKRLGRGEGSGKGGTAARGHKGAKSRSGYSKKIGFEGGQMPLQRRVPKFGFTNINRKEYEGVNLDTLQLLVDNGVITDTVDMTVYVANRLAAKNEIVKILGRGELKAKLKVTAHKFTATAKAAIEAAGGEAVIM; encoded by the coding sequence ATGAATTTAAGTAACTTACAACCTGCTGAGGGTTCTACACACAATCAAAATAAAAGATTAGGTAGAGGTGAAGGTTCTGGTAAAGGTGGTACCGCTGCACGTGGTCACAAAGGAGCAAAATCTCGTTCTGGTTATTCTAAAAAGATTGGTTTTGAAGGAGGTCAGATGCCACTTCAAAGACGTGTGCCTAAGTTTGGTTTCACTAACATCAACCGTAAAGAATACGAAGGTGTTAATCTTGATACTCTTCAATTATTGGTTGATAATGGAGTAATTACAGATACTGTTGATATGACAGTTTATGTAGCTAATCGTCTTGCTGCTAAAAATGAAATCGTAAAGATTTTAGGTAGAGGAGAATTGAAAGCAAAATTAAAAGTAACTGCTCACAAATTTACTGCTACTGCAAAAGCTGCTATTGAAGCTGCTGGTGGAGAGGCTGTAATCATGTAA
- the rpsQ gene encoding 30S ribosomal protein S17, whose product MEEKRNLRKERIGVVTSNKMDKSIVVAQVTKVKHPLYGKFVLKTKKFVAHDETNDCNIGDTVRISETRPLSKTKCWRLVEILERAK is encoded by the coding sequence ATGGAAGAAAAAAGAAATTTAAGAAAAGAAAGAATTGGGGTTGTTACTTCAAACAAAATGGATAAATCCATTGTAGTTGCTCAGGTAACTAAAGTAAAACACCCATTATACGGTAAGTTCGTGTTGAAAACAAAGAAATTTGTTGCACATGACGAAACAAACGACTGTAACATTGGAGATACTGTAAGAATCAGCGAAACGCGTCCTTTAAGTAAAACAAAATGTTGGAGATTAGTTGAAATCCTAGAAAGAGCTAAATAA
- the rpsS gene encoding 30S ribosomal protein S19: MARSLKKGPFVHYKLDKKVAENIAGGNKGVVKTWSRASMITPDFVGQTIAVHNGRQFVPVYVTENMVGHKLGEFSPTRSFRGHAGAKNKGKK, encoded by the coding sequence ATGGCACGTTCATTAAAAAAAGGACCATTTGTTCATTATAAGTTAGACAAGAAAGTTGCAGAAAACATTGCAGGTGGAAATAAAGGAGTTGTTAAGACATGGTCTAGAGCTTCTATGATTACTCCTGACTTCGTTGGACAGACTATCGCAGTTCATAACGGTCGTCAATTTGTACCAGTTTACGTTACAGAAAACATGGTAGGTCACAAATTAGGAGAATTTTCACCAACTAGATCTTTTAGAGGTCATGCTGGAGCAAAAAATAAAGGTAAAAAATAA
- the ykgO gene encoding type B 50S ribosomal protein L36 encodes MKVRASVKKRSAECIIVRRKGRLYVINKKNPRFKQRQG; translated from the coding sequence ATGAAAGTAAGAGCATCAGTTAAAAAAAGAAGCGCCGAGTGCATCATTGTGCGTAGAAAAGGCAGATTATACGTAATCAACAAAAAGAATCCTAGATTTAAACAAAGACAAGGATAA
- the rplV gene encoding 50S ribosomal protein L22 gives MGVRKRETADARKEANKSIAFAKLNNCPTSPRKMRLVADLVRGQKVERALNILRFSSKEASRKLEKLLLSAINNWEQKNSEASLEEAGLFVKEIRVDGGMMLKRLRPAPQGRAHRIRKRSNHVTIVLGAINNTQSNS, from the coding sequence ATGGGAGTTCGTAAAAGAGAAACAGCAGATGCGAGAAAAGAGGCTAATAAGTCTATTGCTTTCGCGAAATTGAATAACTGCCCTACTTCACCTAGAAAAATGCGCTTAGTAGCGGACTTGGTAAGAGGTCAGAAGGTAGAAAGAGCACTTAACATATTAAGATTCAGTTCTAAAGAAGCTTCAAGAAAATTAGAAAAACTATTATTATCTGCAATCAATAACTGGGAGCAGAAAAATAGCGAAGCTAGTCTTGAAGAAGCTGGTTTATTTGTTAAAGAAATCCGTGTTGACGGTGGAATGATGTTGAAAAGACTTCGTCCAGCGCCACAAGGTAGAGCACACAGAATAAGAAAACGTTCTAACCACGTTACAATCGTGTTAGGAGCTATCAATAACACACAAAGCAATTCTTAA
- the rplF gene encoding 50S ribosomal protein L6 produces the protein MSRIGKSPVTIPAGVTVEVAGSIITVKGKKGQLSQGFSDVAVTVEGDQVLVERSSDHKDQRAKHGLYRALINNMVIGVTEGFTKELELVGVGYRASNQGQKLDLALGFSHNIILEIAPEVSLETISEKGKNPIVKLTSLDKQLLGQVAAKIRGFRRPEPYKGKGVKFVGEVLRRKAGKSA, from the coding sequence ATGTCAAGAATAGGTAAAAGCCCAGTAACAATACCAGCTGGAGTAACTGTTGAAGTTGCTGGCAGTATTATTACAGTAAAAGGAAAAAAAGGTCAACTATCACAGGGGTTTTCGGACGTAGCTGTTACAGTTGAAGGAGATCAAGTTTTAGTAGAAAGATCTTCTGATCATAAAGACCAAAGAGCGAAACACGGTTTGTATAGAGCTTTAATCAATAATATGGTTATAGGGGTAACAGAAGGTTTTACTAAGGAGTTAGAATTGGTTGGAGTAGGTTATAGAGCTTCAAATCAAGGACAAAAATTAGATTTAGCTCTTGGGTTCTCACACAATATTATTTTAGAAATAGCTCCTGAGGTATCTCTTGAGACAATATCTGAAAAAGGTAAAAATCCAATTGTAAAATTAACATCATTAGATAAACAGCTTTTAGGACAGGTTGCTGCGAAAATCAGAGGTTTCCGCAGACCAGAGCCATATAAAGGAAAAGGTGTTAAATTTGTAGGTGAAGTATTAAGAAGAAAAGCAGGTAAATCAGCTTAA
- the rpsN gene encoding 30S ribosomal protein S14 has translation MAKESMKAREVKREKTVAKYAEKRKALLEAGDYEALQKLPKNASPVRLHNRCKLTGRPRGYMRQFGISRVTFREMANNGLIPGVKKASW, from the coding sequence ATGGCTAAAGAATCAATGAAAGCCCGTGAGGTGAAAAGAGAAAAAACGGTAGCAAAGTACGCTGAGAAAAGAAAAGCTTTATTGGAAGCTGGAGATTACGAAGCTTTACAGAAATTGCCGAAAAATGCTTCACCAGTTCGTTTGCACAATCGTTGCAAATTAACAGGAAGACCTAGAGGGTATATGCGTCAATTCGGAATTTCACGTGTAACTTTCCGTGAAATGGCTAATAATGGACTAATTCCAGGTGTTAAAAAAGCAAGCTGGTAA